A genomic stretch from Sulfurimonas sediminis includes:
- a CDS encoding phosphoribosylglycinamide formyltransferase, producing MKNIAILSSHNGSGLDAIVEAVNAGILPLNIALVISNNTDAKVLQKAKKYGITCKLINAKTDPDPNRAIYELLKEYACEFVFLSGYMKKLSPLLTSGFTIINSHPSLLPKYGGMGMYGRFVHEAVIKNRETTSGVTIHEVNENYDEGKIILQKSLQIEPGESVDSLEARVKSLEKEAIVEGLALCLK from the coding sequence ATGAAGAATATAGCCATACTTTCATCCCATAACGGTAGCGGTCTCGATGCCATTGTAGAAGCTGTCAATGCTGGAATTTTACCCTTAAACATTGCTTTGGTCATTTCCAATAATACAGATGCAAAAGTTTTGCAAAAAGCAAAAAAATACGGGATTACATGTAAGCTCATCAATGCAAAAACAGACCCGGACCCAAATAGAGCCATTTATGAGCTTCTTAAAGAATATGCCTGTGAGTTTGTGTTTCTCTCAGGCTACATGAAAAAACTTTCTCCTCTACTGACATCCGGTTTTACAATAATCAATTCACATCCCTCTTTGTTGCCAAAATATGGCGGGATGGGAATGTATGGGCGCTTTGTGCATGAAGCTGTCATAAAAAACAGAGAAACAACAAGCGGTGTCACCATTCATGAAGTCAATGAAAATTATGATGAGGGCAAAATCATTTTGCAAAAATCATTGCAGATAGAACCCGGTGAGAGTGTTGATTCTCTTGAAGCAAGAGTCAAAAGCCTGGAAAAAGAGGCGATAGTAGAAGGGCTTGCTCTGTGTTTGAAATAG
- a CDS encoding trimeric intracellular cation channel family protein, with product MFEIAEYIGIIAFSMSGFFVATRNKLDLLGVLVATFLTALGGGIMRDVTVAKIPFTFSHNYPALIVISVLLLLILFKFHHRNSIENRALFILSDSIGLVSFSISGALIAIQSGFNLTGIVAMAFLTAVGGGIARDVIINEVPFVLKTGFYGTVSILIAIILYALHTLHVTTYTNLAILFFAALTLRLIAYYAKWSIPLR from the coding sequence GTGTTTGAAATAGCGGAGTACATAGGAATTATCGCTTTTTCCATGAGTGGTTTTTTTGTGGCAACCAGAAACAAACTTGATCTGCTCGGTGTTTTAGTCGCAACTTTTTTAACAGCGCTTGGCGGAGGCATAATGAGAGATGTCACTGTCGCAAAAATCCCTTTTACCTTTTCACACAACTATCCCGCCCTCATTGTCATTTCTGTTTTGCTTCTTTTGATTCTCTTTAAATTTCATCATCGCAACTCCATAGAAAACAGGGCTCTTTTCATTTTAAGTGACTCTATCGGCTTGGTCTCTTTCAGTATATCCGGAGCCCTGATTGCCATACAGAGCGGCTTCAATCTTACAGGCATTGTTGCTATGGCTTTTCTGACCGCAGTGGGAGGAGGTATTGCACGTGATGTGATTATCAATGAGGTGCCTTTTGTATTAAAAACAGGGTTTTACGGTACAGTTTCCATTCTTATCGCTATTATTTTGTATGCCCTGCATACCTTACATGTAACGACATATACAAATCTTGCCATTCTCTTTTTTGCCGCACTGACACTGAGACTTATTGCCTACTATGCAAAATGGTCTATTCCTTTACGATAA